From Salvelinus namaycush isolate Seneca chromosome 2, SaNama_1.0, whole genome shotgun sequence, one genomic window encodes:
- the LOC120024379 gene encoding CTTNBP2 N-terminal-like protein, with protein sequence MNMESLSNPELLMLFSVLEGELEARDLVIEALRAQHRDTYVEERYGKYNLSDPFLALQRDSDALGGQSSGYHQAAACFSPLAVLKLVVTHCRKMQEKMLAQLAAAESRHRKAIADLEEERRRHAEDTAEGDDVTCLLEKERERLLQQLEFERGQLCRLEKEQKKVLEQLEEERVQHKQLSSALAKECKWASQRALEEGHRLAGAGRRLEKEQGEVLALRAELQEERRRALQIEARVEEQLAEFDTEREQLRSRLKKEEAQCCQLREQVEALKRELQGERGAEDERREYPVDTSGGSPPPPPHPSQAEGGETEEPKVNGHHDCPREEQVPALLDSLGQDNWSENSSSVLGSPALLTKILSPCSTGPSSVISSPCSSPQLATSPSYQSSYQVGINHRFHAARHKFQGHTDPEQQQQQQGGGGGGSLPHSPRDLSPTPSPSPEPVSVPVHSPAKQLARSTVTQVLSRFTVQQGAKPPPPNSSPFGTDYRNLALAPSSPVIPRASGAALPLGVRSPTIPRAERGNPPPIPPKKPALAQSPASPIPGTRANHFPELSGSCGLTSSQENVKELDMVVSSTS encoded by the exons GCCCAGCACAGAGACACCTACGTGGAAGAGCGGTATGGGAAGTACAACCTGAGCGACCCGTTCCTGGCTCTGCAGAGGGACAGCGATGCCTTGGGAGGGCAGAGCTCTGGGTACCACCAGGCTGCAGCATGCTTCAGCCCCCTGGCTGTACTCAAGCTGGTGGTCACCCACTGCAGGAAGATGCAGGAGAAGATGCTGGCCCAACTAGCTGCAGCTGAGAGCAGGCACAGGAAG GCCATTGCAGatctggaggaagagaggagaaggcaTGCAGAGGACACAGCCGAGGGCGATGATGTCACTTGCCTCCTGGAAAAGGAGAGGGAACGCCTCTTGCAACAG CTGGAGTTTGAGCGAGGCCAGTTGTGTCGTCTGGAGAAGGAACAGAAGaaggtcctggagcagctggagGAGGAGCGGGTGCAGCATAAGCAGCTCTCCTCTGCCCTGGCCAAGGAGTGCAAGTGGGCCAGCCAGCGGGCCCTGGAGGAGGGCCACCGCCTGGCTGGGGCAGGCCGTAGGCTGGAGAAGGAGCAGGGAGAAGTCCTTGCCCTAAGGGCTGAgctgcaggaggagaggaggagggccctGCAGATAGAGGCCAGGGTGGAGGAGCAGCTGGCTGAGTTCGATACGGAGAGGGAGCAGCTCCGCTCCCGGCTCAAGAAAGAGGAGGCCCAGTGCTGCCAGCTGCGGGAGCAGGTGGAGGCCCTGAAGAGAGAGctgcagggagagaggggagctgaggatgagaggagagaataTCCTGTGGACACCAGTGGAgggtcaccaccaccacccccacaccCCAGCCAGGCAGAAGGGGGCGAGACTGAGGAACCTAAAGTCAACGGGCACCATGACTGCCCCAGAGAGGAGCAGGTGCCAGCCCTTCTAGACAGTTTGGGCCAGGACAACTGGAGTGAGAACAGCAGCTCTGTCCTGGGGTCCCCTGCCCTCCTGACCAAAATTCTATCCCCCTGCAGCACGGGGCCCTCCTCTGTCATCTCCTCCCCATGCTCCTCTCCTCAGCTGGCCACCAGCCCCAGCTACCAGTCCTCCTACCAGGTAGGCATCAACCATCGCTTCCACGCTGCTCGCCACAAGTTTCAGGGCCACACTGACCCagagcagcaacagcagcagcagggtggaggagggggtggtAGCCTGCCTCACTCCCCCAGAGACCTGTCCCCAACCCCCAGCCCATCCCCTGAGCCCGTCTCTGTCCCTGTCCACAGCCCGGCCAAGCAGCTGGCCCGCAGCACCGTCACCCAGGTCCTGTCCCGCTTCACAGTCCAGCAGGGGGCCAAACCTCCGCCACCCAACAGTTCTCCCTTTGGCACTGACTACCGTAACCTGGCCCTGGCCCCCTCCTCCCCTGTCATCCCCAGGGCCTCTGGTGCTGCTCTGCCTCTGGGGGTCCGCTCACCTACCATCCCCCGAGCAGAGAGGGGCAACCCGCCCCCCATCCCCCCTAAGAAGCCTGCCCTGGCCCAGTCTCCAGCGTCGCCCATCCCTGGTACCAGAGCCAACCACTTCCCTGAGCTGTCTGGAAGCTGTGGTCTCACCAGCAGCCAGGAGAATGTTAAAGAGCTGGATATGGTGGTGTCCTCCACCAGCTAG